From the bacterium genome, the window TCCCGCGCCCTCAGCCTTCGCATCGTAATCCACATTCCAGCTTGGCATAATGTCAAAGTAGCCAGCATTCACACCATATCGCCTCTTTATCTCGGGAGAGAAGATTTTCTCGTAATAAAGGAATTTTGAGGGCTTTAAAATTAGAGCTTGGATGGGCACCGCCCCATTGAACCAACCTTTTAAATAATTCCCCTCCGGGTCTAAAGCAACATCCTCATATTTAAATGCCTCGGAGTTAGGATAATAATCGTAATAATTCTCGTGAACACAGAACCTATGCCCTATCCTCTTCGCTTCCTCGCATAACTTTCTCAGTTCCTCATCACCACCAAGCGATTTATTAGCGGGCATAGTTGTGGGATATGCGTTGTCATATCCCTCCCTTTGCCATTCGTGTTTGATGACGAGCAGGCTGTTTATCCCATATCTCTCCAATTCCAGTAGATATTTCCTATCATCGGCGAACTTTCCCGTCCAAATATCCAAGACAAGCCTATTTGAGAGCTCCTCCAGATAGGGGGAAGCTGGATTGGGGATATTGGGGAGAACCTCGTCAAGAATGGGAGAAGCGGTTAAATAGAAGATTTCCCTTGCGGGATTTCGCTCTCCGTTGGTCTTCGGGATATATGTGGGGGAAGAGCCATCGCCGCCTATGCTTGAAGCCTGGGTTTCCCACCAATCGCAGAAGGAGGATAAGAAAAGGGGCTCAACATAGGCTATTTCGGCTTGTCCCTCAAAGAGGAAGGGAATGAATACCTTTCTAAAGGGTGGAACCGCTATATTTATCGCATTGACGATGGGCTTCTCTGAGGAGAACTCCAATCTCAAGGACTTCCCTTCTATCGTCGCCTTGATTTTAAATTCTCCCCTTTCCCCCTTAAACTCCCATACTTCCCACTCCTCAACGCCTTTTTCCACAATTTTAACCTCAATATCCTTTTTAACATCTTCCCTTGCCCAATCAACTACCTCGCCTTTCAATACCAAGCTCACGCCTCCCATAAAGCAGGGTCCCTCTATCTCCTTTCCATTGAAAAATACAAGCAGATTGTTCAGAGATGAAAATGGTGGGGAGAAAATGTAATCTATCTGGCAATCTTTTCCTTTATAGCTGAATTTATATGAACCGTTTGAAAGCTTTTCAATTTTGTTTTGGAAGGGCGATGGGCAAGAGGGTCTTGGATTTTTCGCTCCTATTCCCCAAAATCTTCTGACATCACCGGTTTCCTCCCCATATCTCTTTAATATCTCCTTTCGCTTTTCCTCCTTTTCTTTCTCCTCCCATAATCTCGCTTCTTCCTCATTACCTACGATGACTTTCAACTCACCTACCCTCGCCCAATCGTTTGTCGTATTCCATTTCTCACCGGGATTCACCACCAATCTGAGGGTTATCCTCTTCCCCGCGAGATTTGATATATCAAAATCCCTTTCCTCCCATTCCTCTTTTCTGCAGAAAACACTGGCGATTTCTTTCCTTTCCCCATCTTCTATAGCCAACAGTTTATAGATTACCCCATCGCTTGCAGGGAGCGCTCCCTGGGATAGGGCTACTTTCAAACGAATCGTTATCGGCTTCACTTGAGGGAGAATAAGTTCCCATTCCGCGAAGGTTTCACCGGTGACACCACGCCAGGGTGGATGGATGAACCAGGGAGTGATATCTCTCTCCCTCATTTGGGGATAGCAATCAGCTCCCGTTGACTCAAATCTTCCATACCAATAGGGTGGCATATATCTCTCTTTCTCGCCCTTTATGATAAATCCCCAGCGAGGATAGGCCTCTAAAAGGTTATTCACACCCTCCTTTGGATTTATAGGCTGAGCGAATAGCAAAGCAAGGGAGGTGAATAGGGAGAGGCAAAATCTCATTTTATCTCTCCTCCTGAAAAAATAGTGGACAAACTTATAAAGGTATAGTAATATTTTTGAAAAAATTTTTCAAGGAGGTAGAGTTAAGATGAAAGTGAAGGTAGACAGAGAGCTTTGCATAGGTTGCGGGCTCTGTGAGGAGAGCTGTCCAGAGGTCTTCGCCTTGGACGATGAGGGCAAGGCATATGTTTTGCCCGATGCAGATTTTGAAGCCTGCGACCTTGAGGATGTAGCCCACTCCTGTCCCGCTGAGGCTATCAGCATAGAGGAGTAAGCTTCGAAGGGCGATAGGGGGAGATTATTGTCTCTGGTGAGAGATGAATAATCTCCCCCTACGCTCATTCTGGGTTAAGTATTTTGACATTGTGTTGACAAACTATAGATTGAGAATATAATAGTTATCGTCAGTCAAAGTAAGAAATAATTCATTCTAAAAAGAAGTTTTGAGGAGAGCTCTGTCCCTCTCATATTTTTAAAGCAAAAATCCAAAGAGAAAGGAGGTGAGAAAGAATGAAAAGAAAAGGATTTACGCTCATTGAACTGCTCGTCGTCATAGCTATCATCGCTATTCTCGCGGCAATTCTCTTCCCAGTTTTCAGCCGTGCGAGAGAGCAGGCGCGTAAAGCTGCCTGCGTAAGCAATATGAAGCAGTTAGCGCAGGCTTTGCAGATGTATGCACAAGACTGGGACGAAAACTTCCCAGATTGGCGATGGGGTCGTGATAGAGGTAATCCTCCTGTAAGCGGGAATCCCGCAACGCCGCTCCCTTGGTACCTCGCTGCCTTCCCCTATGTGAAGAACGAGGCTGTCTATGTCTGCCCCTCCGATAACCGTTGCCCCGACGGTGGTCCAAAAGGTAGAAGGTGCTGTGAAGATTGTAAGTACCCCCAGTTCCCAATAAGTTACGGTATAAACGAGGTTATAAGCGGTTGGGGTAGGACCTCCTTAGCCCAATGGCAGAAACCTGCAGAAACTGTTCTTCTCGGTGATTGTCGTGCTTCTCTGACCGGAAGCTGGCCCGGCTCTACCCCGAATTCACCCGGCTATATAGCTCGCTATATACTCGCCAACCAACCTCCCTCAGATGCATGCGGTGGCTGTCTTAGTGGCATCAATTTGCCGGCTATGCGCGATGATTATACCCGCCACACCGGTGGTTCAGTTATCGCCTTCGTTGATGGACATGTTAAGTGGGTGAAATGGGACCAGATAAAGATGAGAAGTTACGGAGGACCGCTTGTCTACCTGCCAGAGGACGAATGGTATTGATGATGAGTAGCTGAAAGGAAATGTGGGGGAGCGGGAGGCAGAGCCTCCCGCTCCCCCACATCCTTTGATTGTATAAAATAGCTTCTACTTGTATGTCGAATATGAAGCAGATTATGACGGCGATGATGATGTACACTCAAGACTGGGATGAGAGGTTCCCCTACGCTAGCTGGGGAGACCTTCACCCTGGCGGTGTGGAGAACCCAGCTGCTTCGGACTGGCTGGATGGCATTTACCCATACTTGAAGAATGTTCAAGTCCTTGCTTGTCCAAGCCAGGGATGGAGCCAGGGCATCTGCAATGTCATCCGCTGGAGAAACCCAGTCTGGAACACACCTAACATCAGAGTTAACTACGGCTTCAGCGAACCTGTTGCTCTGAATTGCGGTGGAAAGGGAAGTCTTGCAGCTATGAAGTATCCCGCCGATTCCTTCGTCGTTGGAGAGTCCGTTTGCCACTGGCTTGGAGGCTATTGGAATGACCAGAAGTTCTTCTTCCGCAGGACCGCTTGGACGGACTGGTATGGCTGTGGCTGTCCACCTTCTGGCGACATTCCTCCGGATCCTGATGACCACACTTACCACTCCGGAGGAGCTAACATAGGCTTTGCTGATGGACATGTTAAGTGGATGAAATGGGACCAGCTATACTCCGTGATGCGAGGAGGAAGGCTACGCTACGGGCAGTGTGAGCTATAACTAAAAAGGGGGCGGGAGGCAAAGCCTCCCGCCCCCAAAATTTTTATTTAAACCCCGCTAATGTTAAATAAAAATCTATTAGCGAGGAAGCAAAAAATATTGCCCCTATGCTCCCTATAACTAAAAAGGGACCAAAGGGAATATAAGTTCCCCATTCCTTCTTCCCTCTCAATATCAAACATATCCCCCATATTGCCCCCACTAAGACAGCAAGGAAAAAAGCGACAAGCGCGTTCTTCCAACCCAAACAAGCTCCCATCCCACCCGCCAACATCACATCGCCTCCGCCCATACTCTCCTTCTTAAATATCTTCCTCCCAATCAAATCTATCAGAACAACGAGAAGCGCCATGGCTAAAGCGGAGAATATCGCGGGCGGAAGAAAACCCCACATAAGCTCATCCCTTTTCTGCCAAATCATAATCCCATTTATGAGGATGCCCCATCCTATCGTAAAAAAGGAGAGCTGGTCGGGTATTATGTAGTGCTGGAGGTCTATGAAAAAGACAGCGATAAGGGCTAAGCTGAATGGGAGGTAGAGGAGAAGAAGATAGGGTTCGTAATCATAAATCAAAAACCTATATGCAAGGAGGAGTGATAAACTGGAGGAGGCTAATTCAACTATTAGATAGCGTGGCTCTATTCTCTCCCCACAATATCTACATCGTCCTTTAAGCATCAAATAGCTGAGGATAGGGATTAGGTCGAGGGGGCGGAGTGGGGCGTTGCATTTGGGGCAGTGGGAAGGTGGGAAGACGATGGATTCCTCTCTTGGCAGGCGCCAAATTAGCATATTGAGAAAGCTTCCAACCACCGCGCCGAAGATAAAGGCGCCTGCCAGAACAAGAGGAACCATTTATTCTTTTTAAGCTTTACCCTCCGCCGCCTTGCTCTCCTATCTTCTGGAGAACCGTTATAATGGGACCCCAGAGGGCGATGAGGATAACGAGAACAGCGCCTCCGAGGAGGACGAGAACGACAGGCTGGATGGCATCGGAGAGGGACTGAATGGCGGTATCAACTTCCTGCTCATAGAACTCTGCGACTTTAATGAGCATATCGTCAAGCGCACCGGACTCCTCTCCAACGCTGACCATATGCACGACCATGGGTGGGAAGTATTTGCTCTTCTGCATAGGACCAGCGATTGGGTCACCCTCTCGGATGCGGGCTCTTGCCTCCAAAATCGCGTCGCCGATTATGGAGTTGCCGACGGTTCCAGCGGTGGTTTCCATAGCTTGAAGGATGGGGACGCCGGAGCCAAGGAGGGTGGCAAGTGTGCGGGAGAAGCGGGCAAGGGCGAGCTTATGGGAGAGCTTGCCGACTACGGGTGCTTTCAACATCATGAAATCCCAGGCTCTTCTGCCCCAGCGGGTGCTCTTCAAAACGCGATAGACAATAAATAACCCAACCAGGATAGCGATTATCCAGTACCATTTATGAATGACGAAATCGCTGAAGTTCATTAGAGCCCTTGTGAGAGGAGGGAGTTCCTCCTCCGCTCCCGTCTTCTGGGTAATCTCCGCTATCATATTGATGAACCTTGGCACGACGAAGGTGACAAGGACGAGGATAATCATAAGAGCGAAGCCAACGACTATGATTGGGTAAGTCAAAGCTCCCTTGACCTTCCTCCGCAGGGCGAGGTCATCTTCTAAGAACTTGGCGATTCTTTGGAGGACTTCCTCCAACGCGCCACCGACTTCACCAGCCCTAACAAGCCCTACATAAAGGTCGGAGAAGACGCGAGGATGCTTTGCCATTGCTCTTGAGAGGCTTTCGCCTCCCTCAACATCCCTGCGAACCTGATTTATCACCTTGCGAAGAGTTCCGCTCGTCGTCTGCTCCTCCAAGACAGAGAGCGCCTTAACGAGGGTTACGCCTGCGTCTATCATCGTTGAGAACTGCCTGCTGAATATCGCGAGGTCGGATATCTTAACGCCGCCGATGAATGGCAGCGCGAAGCCAGCTCCCGCTATCTTCTCCCTTCTTATAGAAACGACCTTATATCCTTCCCTAGCAAGCCTCTGCGCCAATACCTTCTCATTCTCAGCCTCGGCTCTTCCTCTTATTATCTGCCCCGATATATCTCGCGCTGCGTATTCGTAGTTTGGCATATTATCTCACCTCCTTTTTTCAATCTTTCATCTCGGGCGGACTGGTCCCGAACTGGCGATTAATTTCTTAAGCTCATCGGGATTTATCGCCCGGCTCATTGCCTCTTCATAGGTTATCAGTCCCCTGATATAAAGGTCTCTTAGGGACTGGTCCATTGTTTGCATTCCTATCTCACCGCTCGTCTGAATTATTGAGGGAATCTGATGGAACTTCATCTCCCTTATGAGATTGCGAATTGCGGGGGTGCAAATCATAACTTCGCAGGCGGGGACTCTGCCGGGTCCATCGGCTCGGGGAAGCAACTGCTGGGATATCACCGCCACAAGCGTATTTGCCAATTGAACCCTCACTTGGTCCTGCTGGGAGGGCGGAAAAACATCTATGATTCTCTCAACCGTTTGGGCAGCGTTGTTCGTGTGGAGGGTGGCGAGGACAAGGTGTCCTGTCTCAGCCGCTGTTATAGCGGTTGCCATTGTCTCCAAATCCCTCATCTCCCCCACAAGTATTACATCGGGGTCTTCGCGCAAGGCACTGCGAAGAGCGGCTGCGAAGCTTTTCGTATCATGTCCCACTTCCCTTTGATTTATGATGGACATCTTGTGGGGATGGATATATTCTATTGGGTCTTCAATCGTTATTATATGACAACTGCGCTCAGAGTTTATCACACCTATCATAGCGGCGAGGGTAGTGGATTTACCCGAGCCCGTGGGACCTGTTACGAGGACCAAGCCACGAGGTTTGCGAGTTATATCCTCCAAAATGGGAGGGAGATTGAGCTCCCTTATGGTTGGGATGCGAGCGGGGATGAGGCGAAAGGCTCCCGCTACATTGCCCCTATCCCGATAAATATTGCAGCGGAAGCGAGCTATTTTGCTTAGGGAATAGGAGAAGTCCAGTTCCCATTCGCTTTCAAATCTTTGAATCTGGTCATCTCTTAGGATGTCATAAATCAACCTCTGCGCCTGGGAAGGCTTGACCCTCTCATAGGGCGTGGGAATGAGCTTCCCATCCACCCTTATGATGGGTGGAACTCCCACTACAAGATGGAGGTCGGAAGCCCCCTTCTCAACCACTATTCTCAATAGGTCGTCTATATGCACATCGTCTAATGGTAGCTGGCGACCGACTTCTTTTTCCGCGATTGGGTCTGGGCGATTCTCCATACTCTCTTACCTCCTTTAATTAGAATCCTACCGTTGCTGCCACGCGGAGCACTTCCTCAATCGTTGTTATTCCCGCCATAGCTTTCCGCAAACCATCTTCCATCAAGGTCTTCATCCCAGCCGCCCTAGCTGCTTCCCTTATTTCAGAAAGAGGCGCCCTCCTCACAATCAGCTCCGCTATCTCCTCGTTCACCACCATAAGCTCAAATATACCCGTTCTTCCATAATAACCGGTGTGGCGGCAATACTCGCAACCTCTTCCCCTATAGAAAGTTACTCCCTCAACTTCCTCAGGGGTAAGACCCAAACGCCTCAGCCCCTCAACTGGCGGCTTATATGGTTCCTTACAGCGAGGACAGAGGGTTCTAACAAGGCGCTGAGCGAGGACTCCTATCAAGGAAGCGGAAATTAGGAAAGGCTCAACTCCCATATCAACGAGACGAGTTACAGCTGTTGGGGCATCGTTAGTGTGGAGTGTGGAGAGGACAAGGTGTCCTGTAAGGGAAGCTTCAATCGCTATCTCCGCGGTTTCAAGGTCTCTTATCTCTCCTACCATTATTATGTCCGGGTCGTGGCGGAGGAAATATCTCAATGCGTTACTGAAGAGAAGACCTGCCTTGGTATTGACTTGCACCTGATAAATTCCCGCCAGCTGGTATTCAACTGGGTCCTCAATCGTTATTATGTTCACCTCGGTTGTATTCAATCTGCTCAAGATGGAGTACTGGGTAGTCGTTTTCCCCGACCCTGTAGGACCAGTTGAGAGGATAATGCCGTGGGGATGAGTTATCAGCTTTTCAAGGGCAGCGAATGTATCGGGGAAGAAGCCCAACTTGTGCAATCCAATCAAGGGGCTCTGCCTATCAAGTATTCGCATCACTATCTTCTCCCCGGTGATGGTGGGGATGCAAGAGACACGCAGGTCGTAATCCTTGCCGTCTGGTGTCCTTATGGGGATTCTTCCATCCTGGGGGAGACGACGCTCAGCGATGTTCATATCAGCCATAATCTTTATTCTTGAGGTGAGGGGCGGATGGAGAAAGCGGGGGAGATTCATAACCTCATGAAGGATGCCATCTATCCTATATCTAATCCTCACGCTTCTTCTCTCTGGCTCAACATGGATATCGGAGGCTCTCTCCCTTATCGCTTGATGGATTATGGCGTTAACCGCCCTTATGATTGGTGCCTCCTCAGCAACTCTAATCGCTTCTTCCTCCTCAGCGGAAATTTCTCCCCTTGCTCTAAGTGTGGATATAGCCTCCTGAACGGCGGTTGGCAAACCACCACCTCCAGCGGCGGTCTCCGTTAAAACAGCCGGCGTGGGCGCCGTTTCCCCACGATAGTGCCTATTTATAGCCTCGCTTATCATCTCAGGCACTGCTACTGCTGGCTCTATTTCCAAGCCAGTGACGAGCCTTAGGTCATCTATGGCAAGGATGTTCGTTGGGTCAGCCATAGCGACCAATAGCTTTCTGTCCCCTATCTTTCGCACGGGGATGACATTGTAACGCTGGGCGAAATGTTGGGGAACAAGATTTACAGCGCTGGGGTCTATACGCTCCTTGCTGAAATCAATGTAAGGATACCCCAGTTGTTGAGCGTAGGCGCTGTAAACTTGTTCCTCATTCGCGTAGCCAAGGTCTATAAGGAGTTTCTTGATGTCTCCTTTAGTTGCCTTAGCAACATCACGCACCTCCTTGAGCTGCTCGGGAGTTATAACTCCCTGCTCAAGGAGTATTTCGCCTATATCCTTTCTCATCATTGCCATAACTGCTCACGCCCCTTTTTAGGGTATTTAAGTAAATCATTTCCTATTATACATCAAACAAAATTTTTTGCAATACCTTTTCCATAACCTCTAAAGGTGCTTTCCTTCCCGTCCAAATCTCAAAGGAAAAAGCCCCTTGATGGAGGAGCATCTTCCATCCCTCCACAACCTCCGCCCCCCTTTCCCTCGCAGCCTTCAATAACGGGGTTTCCCTGGGATTGTAAACCAAATCCATCACCACCATCCCCTCCTTTAAAAGCTCGCTCACTCCTTCTATCTCCTCCCCCTTCATTCCTAAGGATGTAGCATTTATTAGAATATCCGCTCCTTTCATAGCTTCCTTCAGATTAGAAGGTGTTAATGCTCTCCCTTCTATCGCGCCAAGATTTTTATATTTCTCAGCCAATTCTCTCGCTTTCTCCTCTGTCCTATTCAGTATTATACAACTTGCCCCAGATGAAACAAGGGCATAAGCGACAGCCCTCCCCGCTCCTCCCGCTCCCAATAGAACCGCTCTCTTCCCCCTAACATCCACGTTCAACGCCCTCTTAAATCCTTCAACATCGGTATTATAACCGATGAGCTTACCATTGAGATTCTGCACCGTGTTAACTGCTCCCACCATTTCAGCTTCCTCGCTGAGGACATCAAGGAATTGACTCACCTTCTCCTTGTGGGGAATCGTCACATTCAAACCCACTATCCCCAATCCCCTCACCCCATCCATTGCAAGCTTTAGGTTTGGGGGAGCTACTTCCCAGGCAACATAGATATAGTTCAGACCTAAATGGGAGAAGGCAGAGTTATGCATCTGAGGGGATAGGGAGTGGGAAATGGGATAACCAATAACCCCTACCACCTTCGTGGTGGCATTTATAAATTTTGCTCTTAAATCTATTTCAACTGTCCGCTCCATATCCTTTCATATATTTTGACGAAAATAAGACTCAATATGTTCCCTAATTGCGAGCCGGAGAAGGAACCGCTCAAGATAATAGAAAAGCCTCGTCATAATTCCTGCACCTCCCTCCAACGGCTTCACTAATATCGTCCACATACCGACTCTATTCCCTCCCCATATATCTGTCAATAATCTATCTCCTATCATAACGCTTTCGTTAGGCTTCACTCCAAGGTAATTTAACGCCTTTCTCAGACCACCTCTTCTCGGCTTGAATTTCCCCCTTACATATGGAATTCCTAACTCAAGGCTTATCCTCCATAACCTCCTCATCTTGAAAGTGTTTGAAAAGATGCACAACTTGAACTCTTTCCCCTTTGCCTCCTCTATCCAAGCTCTTACCTTTTGAGGAACTTCGCTTTTACCTCCCAAAGCTATGGTGTTGTCAAGGTCAAGCAGGATAGCTTTTATTCCCAGCTCTTTAAGCTTCTCAAGTTCTACCTCCCAAAGGGAAGGATAAATAAAGTGAGGGACTATCCCTTTTCCCCTTGCCAAAGCCTTCTCGCCCTCTCTACAGCCTTGAAATGTTCCTCAGCGGTCAAAGAGAAGATGTGATAACCATCTGGACGAGCTACATAAAAGAGGAAAGGCGTGTCTTCAGGATTCAGCGCCGCCTCTATGGATGGAAGTCCGGGGTTGCATATTGGGGTTGGAGGCAATCCCTTCACCTTATAGGTATTATATGGGGAATCTATCTCCAAATCCTTATATGTGATTCTTTCCTTATGTCTGGGCAAAACATATTGAACTGTAGCGTCACATTCAAGCTTCATTCCCTTTCTCAATCTATTTAGAAGGACACCAGCTATCAGCCTCCTTTCCTCGTCGTGCTTTGCCTCCCATTCAACTAAGGAGGCAAGTTTTAGCGCGTCGTAAAATGGAAGTTCACCGCCTCTTTCCACCTTCTCCAGAACCTTTTTCCGAAAGTTCCATAGCATAGCCTTCAAAATGTTCTCGGGGCTTTCCCCTTTTGCAAAGTAGTATGTATCGGGGAATAGAAATCCCTCCAGATTACCGGAGGGAGCGCCCACTATCATTCTGAGGGTAAGGGGAGCGTTTGTAGCGAGATGAACGAACTCTTTAGCGGAGACTATGCCAGCTTTTTCCAGCCTCTCCCCTATCTGCCTTATACTGAAGCCCTCAGGAATGGTTACTTTGATTTTCTTCACTTCGCCTTCGGCGAGGATGCCCAATATCTTCCATGAGGGAAGAGCTGGGGAAAGCTCATAAAATCCTGCCTTCAATTTCCTCCCTTTACCCGTTAGGAGGGCAAGGAGAACGAAGGAAAATTTGCTCCTTATAAGTTTTTCGCTCTTTAATTCATCCGCTATGTAAAAAAGAGATGTTCCCTCCTTTATCTCTATATCCTTTCGCTCGCCTTTCCCCACGGGAAGCAGAGAAAGGAAGAAGAGCAAGAGGAAAAAAGATAAAAGGAGGTAGAGAAGCTTTACCCCTTCTTTTCCGCTCAGCTTATAGCGTTTCATCTATGCCAATTTTAGATTATAAATGATTTTGACGAATTATCAAAGATTAGTGTATAATTCCATAACATTTGAGACTCCTCTGGTTATTAAATTCCTCTATATCCGTTGAGTCCAGCGGGTATACATCTATGCAATATTCTTGGATAGTTCTCTGGAATCGCTCCACATAGCCGCTCTCTTGCGGTCTCTTTGGATGAGTGTAGAAATGGATGATACACTTATTCCTGAGAAAATCTTCAAATTCTCCCGCGAACTCGCTCCCGTTATCCGTTTGAACACACCTCACAGGGAAGGGGGATAACCAAATCTTGAGACAACATCTATTCTTCTACCCTTTTATATTGTATCACTCTTATATCCCAGTTTCTTTTTCTTGGATTTTTAGGTCTTCTTGAGAGAGGTCGGAGCGCTGCGGGGTTATAACCTGAGTCTTTGTATATCTTTAACTTAACTATATCTTCTCCTTTCAAATCTCTCCTCTTATCTATATATTCCAATATCTTTTTGAAATTATTCAAATTAGAGTGGTACTATCTTTTACCATTTTCTCTGGAAATAAAATTTTCTTTAGTGTAAAATAGAATTGATGAGGATTAAGATTTATCCCGTTGGCGATTTAAGATGCGATATCCTCCCTTATCTCAAGGAGGAACTCTTCAGGATAATCTCCTTCCCCTGTTCCATTAGTGAGGAAACCATTGCTCCCCCTCCGGAGGCGAAGGTGGGAGAAAGATACAACGCCTCAATCATCCTTCACAACCTTCCCTCATGTGATGAAGGGGAAAGGGTGTTAGGGGTATGCGACCTTGACCTATTTGTTCCGGGCTACAATTTCATATTTGGTGAGGCTGAGTTTATGGGAACCCGTGCTTTAATAAGCCTCTATAGGCTTTATCCCCAATTTTGGGGTGAGCCACCAAACGATGCAATCCTTTTGGAGCGAGCAGTAAAGGAAGCAACTCACGAGATTGGACATACATTTGGCTTGCGTCATTGTCCAAATAGGCGCTGTGTGATGCATTTCTCCAATTCAATTTGGGATACAGATATAAAGGGAGCCCTTTTCTGCGAGAATTGCCAAGCCCAGCTGAAAGATAATTTCTTTGGAAGGTGAGCGCCAAGATGAATGACAAGATAAAGGAGTTAAAGATTATCGCTACGAAGCTGAGGATAGATATAATAGAGATGCTCGCAGCAGCGGGTTCAGGGCATGCAGGCGGTTCCTTATCCTGTGCTGATATCATAGCCTGCCTTTACTTTTCCGTTATGCGACATAATCCTAAAAACCCAAAATGGCGAGAGAGGGATAGATTCGTTTTGAGCAAGGGGCACGCCTGCCCTGCCCTTTATGCCGCCCTCGCCGAGGCAGGATACTTCCCAAGGGAGGAAATCTTCACATTGAGAAAGCTGAACAGCATTCTGCAAGGACATCCAGATATGAATAAGACTCCCGGTGTTGAGTTTTCAAGCGGCTCACTTGGACAGGGTTTCGCAGCTGCTTTCGGTATGGCATTGGGATATAAGATGGATAATAACCCGGGGCGTATCTTCGTTATGCTCGGGGATGGGGAATGCCAGGAAGGGATAGTTTGGGAAACTGCTATGGGAGTGAGCCATTATAATCTTGATAATCTAACAGCTATCTTGGACTATAACAATCTGCAAATAGATGGAAGGGTCTCGGAAATTATGGAAATCGCTCCTATCTCCGAGAAATTCCGTTCCTTTGGCTGGACTGTCTATGAAATAGATGGACATAACATTGAGGAAATCCTCTGGGCGCTTTCGCCCGAGAGGATAGTGCCGGGAAAACCGACGCTCATCGTCGCTCGCACGATAAAGGGAAAGGGGGTTTCCTTTATGGAAAACCAAGTTGATTGGCACGGCAAAGCTCCTTCT encodes:
- a CDS encoding ferredoxin; amino-acid sequence: MKVKVDRELCIGCGLCEESCPEVFALDDEGKAYVLPDADFEACDLEDVAHSCPAEAISIEE
- a CDS encoding shikimate dehydrogenase: MERTVEIDLRAKFINATTKVVGVIGYPISHSLSPQMHNSAFSHLGLNYIYVAWEVAPPNLKLAMDGVRGLGIVGLNVTIPHKEKVSQFLDVLSEEAEMVGAVNTVQNLNGKLIGYNTDVEGFKRALNVDVRGKRAVLLGAGGAGRAVAYALVSSGASCIILNRTEEKARELAEKYKNLGAIEGRALTPSNLKEAMKGADILINATSLGMKGEEIEGVSELLKEGMVVMDLVYNPRETPLLKAARERGAEVVEGWKMLLHQGAFSFEIWTGRKAPLEVMEKVLQKILFDV
- a CDS encoding type II secretion system F family protein: MPNYEYAARDISGQIIRGRAEAENEKVLAQRLAREGYKVVSIRREKIAGAGFALPFIGGVKISDLAIFSRQFSTMIDAGVTLVKALSVLEEQTTSGTLRKVINQVRRDVEGGESLSRAMAKHPRVFSDLYVGLVRAGEVGGALEEVLQRIAKFLEDDLALRRKVKGALTYPIIVVGFALMIILVLVTFVVPRFINMIAEITQKTGAEEELPPLTRALMNFSDFVIHKWYWIIAILVGLFIVYRVLKSTRWGRRAWDFMMLKAPVVGKLSHKLALARFSRTLATLLGSGVPILQAMETTAGTVGNSIIGDAILEARARIREGDPIAGPMQKSKYFPPMVVHMVSVGEESGALDDMLIKVAEFYEQEVDTAIQSLSDAIQPVVLVLLGGAVLVILIALWGPIITVLQKIGEQGGGG
- a CDS encoding prepilin peptidase — its product is MVPLVLAGAFIFGAVVGSFLNMLIWRLPREESIVFPPSHCPKCNAPLRPLDLIPILSYLMLKGRCRYCGERIEPRYLIVELASSSLSLLLAYRFLIYDYEPYLLLLYLPFSLALIAVFFIDLQHYIIPDQLSFFTIGWGILINGIMIWQKRDELMWGFLPPAIFSALAMALLVVLIDLIGRKIFKKESMGGGDVMLAGGMGACLGWKNALVAFFLAVLVGAIWGICLILRGKKEWGTYIPFGPFLVIGSIGAIFFASSLIDFYLTLAGFK
- a CDS encoding DUF1559 domain-containing protein, with protein sequence MKRKGFTLIELLVVIAIIAILAAILFPVFSRAREQARKAACVSNMKQLAQALQMYAQDWDENFPDWRWGRDRGNPPVSGNPATPLPWYLAAFPYVKNEAVYVCPSDNRCPDGGPKGRRCCEDCKYPQFPISYGINEVISGWGRTSLAQWQKPAETVLLGDCRASLTGSWPGSTPNSPGYIARYILANQPPSDACGGCLSGINLPAMRDDYTRHTGGSVIAFVDGHVKWVKWDQIKMRSYGGPLVYLPEDEWY
- a CDS encoding type IV pilus twitching motility protein PilT; the encoded protein is MHIDDLLRIVVEKGASDLHLVVGVPPIIRVDGKLIPTPYERVKPSQAQRLIYDILRDDQIQRFESEWELDFSYSLSKIARFRCNIYRDRGNVAGAFRLIPARIPTIRELNLPPILEDITRKPRGLVLVTGPTGSGKSTTLAAMIGVINSERSCHIITIEDPIEYIHPHKMSIINQREVGHDTKSFAAALRSALREDPDVILVGEMRDLETMATAITAAETGHLVLATLHTNNAAQTVERIIDVFPPSQQDQVRVQLANTLVAVISQQLLPRADGPGRVPACEVMICTPAIRNLIREMKFHQIPSIIQTSGEIGMQTMDQSLRDLYIRGLITYEEAMSRAINPDELKKLIASSGPVRPR
- a CDS encoding YqeG family HAD IIIA-type phosphatase, with product MARGKGIVPHFIYPSLWEVELEKLKELGIKAILLDLDNTIALGGKSEVPQKVRAWIEEAKGKEFKLCIFSNTFKMRRLWRISLELGIPYVRGKFKPRRGGLRKALNYLGVKPNESVMIGDRLLTDIWGGNRVGMWTILVKPLEGGAGIMTRLFYYLERFLLRLAIREHIESYFRQNI
- the gspE gene encoding type II secretion system ATPase GspE; translated protein: MMRKDIGEILLEQGVITPEQLKEVRDVAKATKGDIKKLLIDLGYANEEQVYSAYAQQLGYPYIDFSKERIDPSAVNLVPQHFAQRYNVIPVRKIGDRKLLVAMADPTNILAIDDLRLVTGLEIEPAVAVPEMISEAINRHYRGETAPTPAVLTETAAGGGGLPTAVQEAISTLRARGEISAEEEEAIRVAEEAPIIRAVNAIIHQAIRERASDIHVEPERRSVRIRYRIDGILHEVMNLPRFLHPPLTSRIKIMADMNIAERRLPQDGRIPIRTPDGKDYDLRVSCIPTITGEKIVMRILDRQSPLIGLHKLGFFPDTFAALEKLITHPHGIILSTGPTGSGKTTTQYSILSRLNTTEVNIITIEDPVEYQLAGIYQVQVNTKAGLLFSNALRYFLRHDPDIIMVGEIRDLETAEIAIEASLTGHLVLSTLHTNDAPTAVTRLVDMGVEPFLISASLIGVLAQRLVRTLCPRCKEPYKPPVEGLRRLGLTPEEVEGVTFYRGRGCEYCRHTGYYGRTGIFELMVVNEEIAELIVRRAPLSEIREAARAAGMKTLMEDGLRKAMAGITTIEEVLRVAATVGF